Proteins encoded by one window of Vidua chalybeata isolate OUT-0048 chromosome 15, bVidCha1 merged haplotype, whole genome shotgun sequence:
- the LOC128795757 gene encoding serine protease inhibitor Kazal-type 6-like: protein MRATGALVLLSLLLLSFFTVPYVAGQEIEEICREFVNRSVFCTRESNPHCGTDGVTYGNKCAFCKAVLRSGGKIRLKHLGKC, encoded by the exons ATGAGGGCTACAGGTGCCTTAGTGCttctcagcctgctgctgctctctttcTTCACGG ttccATATGTAGCAGGTCAAGAGATTGAAGAG ATCTGTAGAGAGTTTGTAAACAGAAGTGTGTTCTGCACGAGGGAGTCCAACCCTCACTGCGGCACGGATGGCGTCACGTATGGGAACAAGTGTGCCTTCTGCAAGGCAGTGCT GAGAAGTGGAGGGAAAATAAGATTGAAGCACCTGGGGAAATGCTGA
- the LOC128795725 gene encoding LOW QUALITY PROTEIN: ovomucoid-like (The sequence of the model RefSeq protein was modified relative to this genomic sequence to represent the inferred CDS: deleted 1 base in 1 codon) has product MTSQGRGDAYIYWGGRRLRTIHRSPATDPHGTAATTTASMKMANCAALLGLVLLGCLSDLAVAQRRASCSAYMTTGKTMNVACPRNYDPVCGTNGRTYPNECSLCRDFFHNRALDKKHDGRCVKVDCTGFLKPGSGYNIPCTMEYSPICGTNGITYRNKCQFCTAVASGLDVNLRTYGECFQQNVNIDCSAFQQKGGNLVCTSEYTPICGSDGRTYGNKCQFCSAVSRSFGGLFVRHQGEC; this is encoded by the exons ATGACTTCACAAGGTCGGGGAGATGCATATATATACTGGGGAGGGAGAAGGCTGAGAACCATCCACAGA TCTCCGGCAACCGACCCACACGGCACAGCCGCTACCACCACCGCCAGCATGAAGATGGCCAACTGTGCTGCCCTTCTGGGGCTGGTCCTTCTTGGCTGCCTTTCTG ATCTTGCTGTTGCCCAAAGACGG GCCTCCTGCAGCGCCTACATGACGACCGGGAAAACCATGAACGTCGCCTGTCCCCGCAACTACGACCCCGTGTGTGGCACCAATGGCCGCACCTACCCCAACGAGTGCTCCCTCTGCAGGGACTTCTT CCACAACCGTGCTCTTGACAAGAAACACGATGGAAGATGCGTTAAG GTCGACTGTACTGGTTTCCTGAAGCCTGGCAGTGGTTACAACATCCCCTGCACCATGGAGTACTCCCCCATCTGCGGCACCAATGGCATCACCTACAGGAACAAGTGCCAGTTCTGTACTGCTGTGGC GAGCGGCCTGGACGTGAACCTGCGGACCTACGGAGAGTGCTTCCAG CAAAATGTAAACATCGACTGCAGCGCTTTCCAGCAGAAGGGCGGCAACCTGGTCTGCACCTCCGAGTACACCCCCATCTGCGGCTCCGACGGCAGAACTTACGGAAACAAGTGCCAGTTCTGCAGCGCTGTCTC ACGCAGCTTTGGAGGTCTGTTCGTCAGGCACCAGGGCGAATGCTAA